The following nucleotide sequence is from Psychromonas sp. psych-6C06.
AATGCGCGCCGTTCCAATCGCTTTTTTCTCTTCACTGGGATCTTGTAAAATATGTAAGCGATGTACATTATTAATTGCTTTGATAGTGTGACAAATACAAGCAGAGCTCGCTTTTAAACAGTTATCGCAACGCGCTCTTTTAGCCATTATTTAACCTTAATGTAGAAATGAAAACACATGCGCTCACTTTATATTGAAACCACTGTTTATGTTTTACTTTGCATCAGCATCTACCTGTTTGAACCAAAAACAAGTCATTGGCTAGCATATTACCACAGCGATATCTCCCAATTCGAGCTTTGGCGATTAATAACGGCCACTTTTTGCCACACCAACTTTAATCACCTTGCCATGAACCTACTAGGATTATTAGTCACAATCGGGCTATTTTTCGAATCGTTCAAAATAATGACGCTCACGATGTTAATTATTTTTAGCTCCGTTATCATCGGCCTATCACTCTTTTTCCTTGAGCCATCTCTCATCGGGTATGTTGGACTTTCCGGAGTATTACATGCGTTATTTAGCTTCGGGATTGCTTGCGATATACAGCGTAAGACGGCATGGGGATATTTATTAGCAGTGGGACTGTTACTTAAGCTTGCGCATGAACAATTTTTTGGCGCAACACAAAGTACCATGGAATTAATTGACGCTCCTGTCATGGTAAATGCACACCTATATGGCGCAGTAGCAGGGTTACTCTTTTTTGCATTATTAAATGCAATAAATAGAAAAAGGTAGCCATAGGCTACCTTTAAATGGGCGAGTCGTCGGAGAAAATGAGAGTAAAAACCAAAGAAATTTTCACCCATTTTTCTGCGATGGAAAGCTGATGTTCAGCTTCTCATCGGCTATTACTTAACGTCTACCCTTGTAGGAGCGATAATACGTTTTGTGTACTTGCATTCGCTTGCGATAGCATAGAAGTACCAGCTTGTTGCAAGATTTGCGCTTTACTCATTTTCGACGTTTCAGCAGCAAAGTCTGCATCATAAATACGTGATTTTGCACCCGATAAGTTTTGCGATACATTTTCAAGATTCGAAATTGTTGAGCCTAAACGGTTTTGAATCGCACCTAGATTTGCTCGTGAATCTGATATTTTTTGTAGCGCGTCATCAATACGATTGATGGAGTTCGACGCATTAGCTGCAGTATTCACACTTAAGCCTTTACCCACAGCACCAGAGTTTCCGCCCATATCTGTTAAGCCAAGCTTATCAAAGGCTTGTTCCTTTTCTGCCTCTGTTGATGCTGTGCTAGTAATTGTAACATCAGCTCCATCTTGACCTGTAAGCGTTATTTCACCACGGGTTGTTAGACCAGTACCAGTCGTAGTATTACCAACAAATGGGTTACCTGTTGTTGTCGTCACATTAACGTCATTGCCTGACTGTGAGGTTAATATTAATTTACCATCTTCACTTGCGCTTGCAACTACACCTTGAATACCAGAAGCATTAATTGCCCCTACAACCTCATCAAGCGTAGTGGGTGGAGCAGCAAGGGCACTGTTAGTGGCCGTCATATCAATAACCGCACCATTAATGGTAAATCCTGTCGCCCCTTCAGCCGCCATAGTTGAAATTTCTACAGAGTACTCGATTGTTGTCGTTGCAGAAGCTGATACACCAGTCTCATCTGAAATTGCATTAATAGCAAAGGCTTTATCTGCTGCTGAAGTCCCCGTTACAGCGCCTAACTCAACACCGTTAATAACAATACCGTCATTAGCTGTAATTGCACCATTGCTCACTTTTACTTCGCCACCTTTAATGACATCCGACCCTACAGAGACATTAAAGCCCATATCTTGAACATCAGAAACAGTTCCGTTCGTCCCCGTAGATACTTCCACCGGGCTTCCGTCTGCACTAGTTAATGACACGTAGCCTTCGTAGCTATCAGCAACTAGGCCTACTTGAGCAGCACCAGCTCCACCTATAGTAATAGATTTACCAGTATCATTACTTAATATCAAACCACCTTCACTATTAAGTGCAGCTGTCACTCCACCTACATCACGGTTAATGGTATCAACTAAATCTTGAGGACTTGATGTCGCACCAATCGGAATTGCGGTCGCCCCATCAACGGAAATTGTTAAAGATCCATCAGTCTTACCATCTATGCCAGCAGCACCTTCTACAACATTGTATGCCGTTGCAGTGACACCTGTTAAGCCTTGTTTGTCATTAATCGCAGTTGCAATTACATTAGCGCTTGCAATGGTACCTGCGGTTGTTGCAACAGCGCCAATATCAACACCATTAATAGCAACCGTACCTTCGGGAATAGCACCAGCCGTACCAACAGGGGAAACAGCACCAGAAACACGTCCACCATTTAAATCACCCAAACCAGAGACTGCATTTAAGTTAAGATCGGTGGTTGTTACCGCATCAATAGAGAACGTTAAACGCTCACCGGAGTTGGCACCAATTTGAAGTGTTGTACTACCACCACTACCATCAAGTAAGTTAACGCCATTAAATTGGGTAACCGTTGAAATTCTGTCTAACTCTTCATAAAGTTGGTCAACCTCTTTCTGGATTGATGCTCTGTTTGATGATGAGTTGGTATCATTGGCAGCCTGAATAGATAGCTCACGCATACGTTGCAAAATATTGGTCATCTCATCCATCGCACCCTCAGCGGTTTGCGACATTGAGATACCATCATTGGCATTACGAACCGCTTGGTTAATACCACGAATTTGAGATTCCATACCGGTTGCAATGGCAAGACCAGCTGCATCATCTTTAGCACTATTGATACGTAAACCTGAAGAGAGACGCTCCATCGCTTCATTTTGCGTATTTTGACTTTTGTTTAACTGACGCTGTGCATTTAGCGACATTATGTTGGTATTTATCATTTGAGCCATAATTTACTCCTAGTTCCTTTGCTATCCCGTTTTGGGGGGAATCGGCAATTGTTCATTAATTACCGTCAATTTTTACTCTCATGGTTTACAATGCGATTTGCATGCCAACTTTTTAAACAGGTTGTTTTTTAAACAACAGCACTGCTAAAACAAGGGGTTAGGGGTAAAGACTATCTGTCAAAAGATCTTTTTTTAGATAGTGAATAGGGGGCAAAAAAAAAGAGGCAATTAATTGCCTCTTTTTAATCATAGAAAAACATGAGTTAAATAAGTTTAAACAAACTTAATGATTGCATCTGTACAAATGTTTGTTGCGAGACTTCAAGTAAGCTCATCTGCATTTTAAACTCACTAATAGCGGCAGCCATATCTAGATCTTCCAAATTCGACAATGTTTTTTGATTGGTTAAATTAAAGTCCTGCGTGGATTCACTTTGATTATCGATAGTTCGCATACGCGCACCTACTGAGGTACGAATACCCGAAACATTTTCCATGGCATTATCAACTTGCAGACGTGCCATGTTAAAACGCATTTCACGCTGAGCGGAGGCAACATCATCTTCACCAGGTATTCTTAAGGTATCAATGGCATCTTTAATGGTAGAAAAAATATCTTTTTCGCCACTTTGACGCAGGGCAAATGAATCGGTATTCATCACATTACCTTTTAGCTCTGTTTTAATACCATTAAATTCAATTGACTGGCCTTCCGTATATTTAGTCGGTTCAACATATTTATTAAGTGTATAACTATCAGTAACATCAGGTACCCCCTGAATGTCAAAGTTTAATCCATTCAAATTAACGCTTTGCTGATTCGTATCAGCAGGATCATACATAGCAGCTGGCGTTGCGGAAACACCGTTAACTGTGACCTCGAATAATGGCCCTACGGCAACAAAGCCAACGGTGACACCATTCGCAACGGCGGGATCATACAAAGCGGGATCGAAGCTAGCAAAGTTTGGATCGCTAATATCAACGGAAGCTAGATTGATGGTCGCATTCCCAGTCACCGTTGTTTCTTTTAAACCATACACAGAGTAATCAGGATCGGCGCCAGCGGCAGTTTCAGTGATAGCAACAGTGTAGTCTTCACTTAAAAAACCATTCGCAGCTTTGCTATCAATGACTGATGCCTCATTGATTACGCCCGAGCCATTATTGTTGATATTAGCCTCGGAAACAAAAGTCCCATTACCCTCTGCGATTTCATTAAATACAGAAGCACCAGAATCATTACCTTGCACGAAGACACCTGGTCCCACTTTGTAATTACGATCGCCGTTATCACCGTGGTATTCAATGGTGCCAAACTCATTGCTTTGGTAGGGCTGAGTATCAACTTCAAAACCGGCAAAAATAAACTGACTATTGCCATCGCGAGTATTAGCTACTCCCATGAGTTCTTCACGTAAGCCTTCCAATTCAACGGCAACCGCTTCACGGTTTTGTGCGTTATAAGTTTCGTTACCCGCAGTCACTAACAGTTCACGTACTCTTTGTAGAATATTTGTAACTTGTTGTAAGGAGGTTTCTTCCAACGCATTAGCCGTTTCAGCCATCTCACCATTCTTTAAAAATTGCTCACCCATGCTTAAATCTTGCTTCAATCGCTGAATAGTGGAAATTGCAACGGCATCATCAGAGCCATGAATGACGCGTTTAGATGTAGATAAATGCATGTTTTGCTGGCTTAATTTAGTTTGTTGCCCCAATACACTATCAACATTACGTTGGAAAAAGACCTGTGTGGAAATACGCATAATTGCCTCTCTTAATACCTTTCTAAAGCGGGTGGCTTAATCTAAGTATTTAAAAGAATGCAATAATTATTCCAGTTTGAAATTTAAAAGTATTTTTTTGAAGTGGCAAAGCGATTCAATTAATAGTTATCGCTTTGCTTAGTGTTATCGCGCGGCTTGTAAAATGGTATCAAAGATTTCAGTCGCCACAGAAATGACACGGGCAGCCGCACTATAATGCTGTTGGTATTGCAATAAATTAGCTGCCTCTTCATCCATGTTGACACCACTAGAACTTTGAATACGTTCAAATGATTGATTTTGAAGAATAGCAGTTGATTGCATCGATACGTCAGCATTAGCAGTTTTAGCACCAATTTCTGAAATCATGCCACTGTAGACATCGGCAAAAGTTGCCTTTTTATTATTCATTATTTTCTGATTCTGAAGATCAGCAATCTTCATCATATTGCGGTTATCGCCATCACCCGTTTCATTATAATTAAGCTTAAATGTATCTCCTGCTTGTGGTGATCCTTTTGTCATTTCGACTTCGACACCGGCAAGATCAAAGGTGACTTTTCCTGTTAATAGATCAGGCGTGACCGTTAAACCTGTTAATGGTGCACCAACGGCAACCGCAGGTACATAGTTGTTCGCTGAGCCTGCAGGTAATGTAACTGGAGTGCCGTTTTTATCAACGATATCATAGGTGATCACGCCACCTACATTACCTGTTACGACTATCTCTAATGGATTATCTTCATCCATATAGAGTGGATCTAAAGGGTTATTAATTGCGCTTGTGCGCAATACAGCATCACCAGTATTAGCATCATTAGCAACGGTTTTTATTTCCGCGTCCGCTGCCGCAATTTTTTCAGGATCTTTATGCTGTAGGCTTGCCTCTTGTGCAGCTAGCCTTGTAGGGCGAAGAGTAAACGTTTTACCAGGCTGTGGAAGATCTGTTGCCACAATAGTATCTATACCTAAACTTAACCCCGTATTAGGAATAGAAACGCGCTCTGTCACAGACATATCAGGAATAGAAATTGTTTGTGATGCGCCTGTAGTCCGGTTTGTAGAGATAAATGAGATGCTCTCGGGTGGCCCCACTTGGTAATCATCCACAACCAATTCATATTCATCTGGGGTTAAGGTACTTAAATCATCCACTCTTAAACTAAGTTGCATGCTTCCTAAGCCATCGTTATGCGCAAGCACTCGATTTTGCATAGATTGTAATGAATTAATATCGTTAAAGAGATCTTCACCAATCTTTCCTTCTAGCGTCATTCCCTCTTTTTGTTGTTCATTAATAGAATGTGTTAAGCCAATAATATTTTGTCCAAGCTGATTAAAGGCACGCTCCACATCGTTATTACGAGTATCGAATAACCCCGCGACAGATCCCCCTAAACGGCTCCCGTCAACAAGCGCCATATTACCATCAATATTTAATGCCAACTCTTTACGTGAAGGATCTGGGTCGCCATTAACAGAGATCATTTGTAGTGAAGTACCGCCCATCACTAAAGATTGACC
It contains:
- the rrtA gene encoding rhombosortase, with product MRSLYIETTVYVLLCISIYLFEPKTSHWLAYYHSDISQFELWRLITATFCHTNFNHLAMNLLGLLVTIGLFFESFKIMTLTMLIIFSSVIIGLSLFFLEPSLIGYVGLSGVLHALFSFGIACDIQRKTAWGYLLAVGLLLKLAHEQFFGATQSTMELIDAPVMVNAHLYGAVAGLLFFALLNAINRKR
- a CDS encoding flagellin, which gives rise to MAQMINTNIMSLNAQRQLNKSQNTQNEAMERLSSGLRINSAKDDAAGLAIATGMESQIRGINQAVRNANDGISMSQTAEGAMDEMTNILQRMRELSIQAANDTNSSSNRASIQKEVDQLYEELDRISTVTQFNGVNLLDGSGGSTTLQIGANSGERLTFSIDAVTTTDLNLNAVSGLGDLNGGRVSGAVSPVGTAGAIPEGTVAINGVDIGAVATTAGTIASANVIATAINDKQGLTGVTATAYNVVEGAAGIDGKTDGSLTISVDGATAIPIGATSSPQDLVDTINRDVGGVTAALNSEGGLILSNDTGKSITIGGAGAAQVGLVADSYEGYVSLTSADGSPVEVSTGTNGTVSDVQDMGFNVSVGSDVIKGGEVKVSNGAITANDGIVINGVELGAVTGTSAADKAFAINAISDETGVSASATTTIEYSVEISTMAAEGATGFTINGAVIDMTATNSALAAPPTTLDEVVGAINASGIQGVVASASEDGKLILTSQSGNDVNVTTTTGNPFVGNTTTGTGLTTRGEITLTGQDGADVTITSTASTEAEKEQAFDKLGLTDMGGNSGAVGKGLSVNTAANASNSINRIDDALQKISDSRANLGAIQNRLGSTISNLENVSQNLSGAKSRIYDADFAAETSKMSKAQILQQAGTSMLSQANASTQNVLSLLQG
- the flgL gene encoding flagellar hook-associated protein FlgL, which translates into the protein MRISTQVFFQRNVDSVLGQQTKLSQQNMHLSTSKRVIHGSDDAVAISTIQRLKQDLSMGEQFLKNGEMAETANALEETSLQQVTNILQRVRELLVTAGNETYNAQNREAVAVELEGLREELMGVANTRDGNSQFIFAGFEVDTQPYQSNEFGTIEYHGDNGDRNYKVGPGVFVQGNDSGASVFNEIAEGNGTFVSEANINNNGSGVINEASVIDSKAANGFLSEDYTVAITETAAGADPDYSVYGLKETTVTGNATINLASVDISDPNFASFDPALYDPAVANGVTVGFVAVGPLFEVTVNGVSATPAAMYDPADTNQQSVNLNGLNFDIQGVPDVTDSYTLNKYVEPTKYTEGQSIEFNGIKTELKGNVMNTDSFALRQSGEKDIFSTIKDAIDTLRIPGEDDVASAQREMRFNMARLQVDNAMENVSGIRTSVGARMRTIDNQSESTQDFNLTNQKTLSNLEDLDMAAAISEFKMQMSLLEVSQQTFVQMQSLSLFKLI
- the flgK gene encoding flagellar hook-associated protein FlgK — its product is MADLFQIGLSGIYTSQASLATTGHNIANVNTAGYSRQSVEVNTAGADRFGGYFVGRGAIVAGIERAYDQFAFTENIMNTSQYGYSKEVYQQTSQLDMLLSDESTAVTKPVLEVFESINGVADHPNMLESRKVFLESATNMINQYNRLYDSLEIQYNGINNDIVNTADTITTLADNLANINRQISAVLGAGGQSNANDLLDQRDQAITELSQYVDVSVVPADNGMVNIYIGSGQSLVMGGTSLQMISVNGDPDPSRKELALNIDGNMALVDGSRLGGSVAGLFDTRNNDVERAFNQLGQNIIGLTHSINEQQKEGMTLEGKIGEDLFNDINSLQSMQNRVLAHNDGLGSMQLSLRVDDLSTLTPDEYELVVDDYQVGPPESISFISTNRTTGASQTISIPDMSVTERVSIPNTGLSLGIDTIVATDLPQPGKTFTLRPTRLAAQEASLQHKDPEKIAAADAEIKTVANDANTGDAVLRTSAINNPLDPLYMDEDNPLEIVVTGNVGGVITYDIVDKNGTPVTLPAGSANNYVPAVAVGAPLTGLTVTPDLLTGKVTFDLAGVEVEMTKGSPQAGDTFKLNYNETGDGDNRNMMKIADLQNQKIMNNKKATFADVYSGMISEIGAKTANADVSMQSTAILQNQSFERIQSSSGVNMDEEAANLLQYQQHYSAAARVISVATEIFDTILQAAR